One window from the genome of [Clostridium] celerecrescens 18A encodes:
- a CDS encoding ABC transporter substrate-binding protein: MKKRISLLMGMVMTAAALTACAGGAKTPATTAAQTKAEETKAEETKAEETKAEETKAQEITKLRIAYMPNMGSASLAVTARDKGYFKEMGLEVEMVEFQGGPAEIAAMASGDIDISQIGHGAHALCASGEAVIFQIDCTSLADAVIGNKAKGINTIEDLKGKKVAVTSGTSAEIILNLALKSKGMTTDDVELVEMDANGTVSAVISGNVDACATWSPGTGTIMKALGDNGIMLANNQDYLDQVTFPSSFITTQKYADSNHDVLVRFARALQKAGDYRAENIDEVAKLVAKQCEVDEATMLATTEEGNWLTGEFMGKALADGTIKSYYENQQKVFLDAGRLEKPVDVNNYVLFDIMQEAYDENHK, translated from the coding sequence ATGAAAAAAAGAATTTCGTTACTTATGGGGATGGTAATGACGGCAGCGGCTTTGACCGCATGTGCGGGCGGAGCAAAGACGCCTGCAACTACGGCGGCACAGACGAAAGCAGAGGAGACGAAAGCAGAGGAAACAAAAGCAGAGGAAACCAAGGCAGAGGAAACCAAGGCTCAGGAAATCACAAAGCTTAGGATTGCCTATATGCCCAATATGGGAAGCGCTTCTCTGGCCGTTACGGCAAGGGATAAAGGCTATTTTAAGGAAATGGGTCTGGAAGTGGAAATGGTGGAATTTCAGGGAGGTCCAGCCGAAATTGCAGCCATGGCTTCCGGTGATATTGATATTTCCCAGATCGGACACGGAGCCCACGCCCTTTGTGCATCAGGGGAAGCGGTGATCTTTCAGATAGACTGCACCAGCTTAGCCGATGCAGTCATCGGCAACAAGGCAAAAGGGATCAATACCATTGAAGATCTAAAGGGCAAAAAGGTTGCCGTTACCAGCGGTACATCTGCAGAAATCATCCTGAACCTGGCTCTTAAGTCTAAGGGAATGACGACAGATGATGTTGAGCTGGTGGAAATGGATGCCAACGGCACCGTATCAGCCGTCATCAGCGGCAATGTGGATGCATGTGCCACCTGGTCACCAGGAACCGGGACTATCATGAAGGCTCTTGGAGACAATGGAATCATGTTAGCAAATAATCAGGATTATTTAGATCAGGTTACATTTCCTTCCAGCTTTATCACTACCCAGAAATATGCTGATTCCAACCATGATGTTTTGGTGCGCTTTGCCAGAGCTCTTCAAAAAGCCGGGGATTACCGGGCGGAGAACATCGATGAAGTCGCAAAGCTGGTAGCAAAACAGTGTGAGGTTGATGAAGCCACCATGCTGGCAACTACGGAAGAAGGAAACTGGCTGACCGGAGAATTTATGGGAAAAGCCCTGGCGGACGGAACCATTAAATCCTATTATGAGAACCAGCAGAAGGTATTCTTAGACGCAGGCCGTCTGGAAAAGCCGGTAGATGTAAATAATTATGTACTCTTTGATATCATGCAGGAAGCATATGATGAGAACCACAAATAA
- a CDS encoding sugar phosphate isomerase family, which yields MKHEYYRYDKEALLKNPKMKLFCMKDNSEVFRQMAEQMAEEIKSHNARGERTVFICPVGPVGQYPYFVEMVNEENLSLKNVWFINMDEYLDDEKRWISMDHPLSFRGFMDRNVYSKIRPELIMPGEQRIFPDPDNLSYIPELIERLGGVDMVFGGIGINGHVAFNEADGTLRAEEFLAQKTRVLKISPETRAANAIGDFNGALEDMPSYCVTVGIHEIAHAGKIRLGCFRNWHRAVVRRAGYGEPTTEFPVSLLQNHPDITLTFTEFVAALTD from the coding sequence ATGAAGCATGAATATTACAGATACGATAAGGAAGCCCTTTTGAAGAATCCGAAGATGAAGCTGTTTTGTATGAAGGATAACAGCGAGGTGTTCCGTCAGATGGCTGAGCAGATGGCGGAGGAGATAAAAAGCCATAATGCCAGGGGAGAAAGGACCGTATTCATCTGTCCGGTAGGACCCGTTGGCCAGTATCCTTACTTTGTGGAAATGGTGAATGAGGAAAATTTAAGCTTAAAGAATGTTTGGTTCATAAATATGGACGAATACCTGGATGATGAAAAAAGGTGGATCTCTATGGATCACCCCTTAAGCTTTCGGGGATTTATGGACAGAAACGTTTATTCTAAAATCAGGCCGGAGCTAATAATGCCAGGGGAGCAGAGAATATTTCCTGACCCGGACAACCTCTCTTATATTCCTGAGCTGATTGAAAGGCTTGGAGGTGTGGACATGGTCTTTGGAGGCATCGGCATTAACGGCCATGTGGCGTTTAACGAGGCGGACGGGACCTTAAGGGCAGAGGAATTTCTGGCCCAGAAGACAAGGGTTTTAAAAATAAGTCCGGAAACAAGGGCAGCCAATGCCATCGGCGATTTTAACGGAGCTCTGGAGGATATGCCCTCTTACTGCGTCACAGTCGGAATCCATGAGATCGCACATGCAGGAAAAATCCGCCTGGGCTGCTTTCGTAACTGGCACAGAGCCGTGGTACGGAGGGCCGGATACGGTGAGCCGACCACGGAATTCCCTGTAAGCCTTTTGCAAAACCATCCGGATATCACCCTTACGTTTACAGAATTTGTAGCAGCCTTAACCGATTGA
- a CDS encoding ABC transporter ATP-binding protein — protein MAGDNAAIKVKIDHVVKTYNTRKGEMTALNGVSLDIKENEFICVVGPSGCGKSTLLNIIAGLLEPTSGNVYVDGKVVEGPGPERGVVFQQYALFPWLTVLKNVEFGLKLKGIKGEQAREEAMKYLRMVDLEPFAGAYPKELSGGMKQRVAIARAYAVNPQVLLMDEPFGALDAQTRTQLQSELLATWQKERKTCFFITHDVDEAIILAQKVIIMSARPGRIKEIVEIGIPYPRNQETKMTPEFLELKNYIWSQVYQEYLEIRK, from the coding sequence ATGGCAGGAGACAATGCAGCAATAAAAGTAAAAATTGATCATGTGGTAAAAACATATAATACCCGCAAAGGAGAGATGACAGCCTTAAACGGAGTCAGCCTTGACATAAAAGAGAATGAGTTTATCTGTGTGGTAGGCCCATCAGGCTGCGGAAAGTCAACTCTGCTCAATATCATCGCCGGACTTTTGGAGCCTACCTCAGGAAACGTATACGTGGATGGCAAGGTGGTAGAGGGCCCGGGACCGGAGCGGGGGGTAGTGTTCCAGCAGTACGCCTTGTTTCCATGGCTTACGGTACTTAAAAATGTGGAATTCGGCTTAAAGCTAAAAGGCATAAAAGGGGAGCAGGCAAGGGAAGAGGCCATGAAATATTTAAGAATGGTGGATCTGGAACCTTTTGCGGGCGCCTATCCAAAGGAACTGTCCGGCGGAATGAAACAGAGGGTTGCCATAGCCAGAGCCTATGCGGTAAATCCCCAGGTGCTTCTCATGGATGAGCCTTTTGGAGCACTGGATGCCCAGACCAGGACCCAGCTTCAGTCAGAGCTTTTAGCTACCTGGCAGAAAGAACGTAAAACATGCTTTTTCATCACTCATGACGTGGATGAGGCCATTATTCTGGCTCAAAAGGTCATCATTATGAGCGCCAGGCCAGGGCGGATTAAAGAGATTGTGGAGATCGGGATTCCATATCCCAGAAATCAGGAAACAAAGATGACACCGGAATTTTTAGAATTAAAAAATTACATATGGTCTCAGGTGTATCAGGAATATTTAGAGATCAGGAAATAA
- a CDS encoding glucose-6-phosphate isomerase, with the protein MNVTIDLKKAETYFKEEDFKVSREKAGMALSRFLTMEDHEKVLGWVSPAILDDELEAIKAKAEEIKREGDLFVLVGVGGSNQAARAMIEALADGKGPEILYMGNTLSPYSVSKMLKRMEGRNVYINVIAKNFETLEPGSHFRILRQWMKKRYDREEMAKRIIVTGTKGSRLEGIAKENGYLFLSFPTSVGGRYSAFSPVCLLPIAAAGLDPDMYLAGMKRAAEDCRANPSSNPAVLYGAARNLLYERGYDIEMLVSFEPRYSYLTKWWVQLFGESEGKEKKGIFPSSAIYSEDLHSIGQYMQEGRRSLMETFVSAENPGAEAVIAPDPDFRDGFDYLNGMDFDQINKAAEEATLNAHWRGGVPCIRFLSKNISEETFGELFYYFMMACGISGTMMNINPFDQEGVEEYKRSMFSALGKKV; encoded by the coding sequence ATGAACGTTACAATAGATTTGAAAAAGGCAGAAACATATTTTAAGGAAGAAGATTTTAAGGTCAGCAGGGAAAAGGCAGGAATGGCTTTGAGCAGGTTCCTTACCATGGAGGACCATGAGAAAGTTCTGGGCTGGGTTTCCCCGGCTATTTTGGATGATGAGCTGGAGGCGATAAAGGCAAAGGCAGAGGAGATCAAAAGAGAGGGTGACCTTTTTGTTCTTGTGGGAGTAGGGGGATCCAACCAGGCAGCCAGGGCTATGATAGAGGCACTGGCAGACGGGAAGGGGCCGGAGATCCTTTATATGGGAAATACGCTGTCTCCTTATTCCGTCAGCAAAATGTTAAAGCGGATGGAGGGACGGAATGTTTATATCAATGTCATTGCCAAGAATTTTGAGACACTGGAGCCGGGAAGCCATTTCCGCATCCTACGCCAGTGGATGAAGAAGAGGTATGATAGAGAGGAGATGGCAAAGCGGATCATTGTGACTGGTACGAAAGGTTCCAGGCTGGAGGGAATCGCAAAAGAAAACGGTTATCTGTTTCTTTCCTTTCCCACATCAGTAGGAGGGCGGTACTCCGCATTTTCTCCGGTCTGCCTCTTGCCCATAGCGGCAGCAGGGCTTGATCCGGACATGTATCTTGCCGGGATGAAGAGGGCCGCAGAGGACTGCCGGGCCAATCCATCTTCCAACCCTGCGGTACTTTACGGGGCAGCCAGAAACCTGTTATATGAGAGGGGATATGATATTGAGATGCTGGTATCCTTTGAACCCCGGTATTCTTATCTGACAAAATGGTGGGTGCAGCTTTTTGGAGAAAGTGAGGGAAAAGAGAAAAAGGGAATTTTTCCTTCCTCAGCAATTTATTCGGAGGACTTGCATTCCATCGGCCAATATATGCAGGAGGGAAGACGCAGCCTGATGGAAACCTTTGTCTCAGCAGAGAATCCCGGCGCAGAGGCGGTTATTGCGCCTGATCCGGATTTTAGGGATGGCTTTGACTATCTGAATGGTATGGATTTTGACCAGATAAACAAGGCGGCTGAGGAAGCCACTCTGAATGCCCACTGGAGGGGCGGGGTGCCCTGCATCCGTTTCCTGTCAAAAAATATTTCGGAGGAAACCTTTGGAGAACTGTTTTATTATTTTATGATGGCATGTGGGATTTCAGGAACCATGATGAACATAAACCCCTTTGACCAGGAAGGGGTGGAGGAATATAAGAGGAGCATGTTTAGCGCCTTGGGAAAAAAGGTATGA
- a CDS encoding ABC transporter permease: protein MSSKKKNSMLNRIPAKLWMLLSILAAFLLWIFIASTEAGGVIFAKPWEVVSKLAGKLQDGTLWPHIYISLFRVIAGFLCGFIASVPIAFLMGWYAPFRNLVAPWIQFVRNIPPLAYIPLVIAGAGVGERAKIIVIFIASFLVLVVTIYQGVCNVDVTLIKAAKVLGATDRDIFFQVVIPASTPFILVGARLGLSASLTTLVAAELTGASKGLGMMIQKAQGYYDMAIVLMGILIIGVIGLTFEQIVRYLERKLTGWQETMQQ, encoded by the coding sequence ATGAGCAGTAAAAAAAAGAACAGTATGTTAAACCGCATTCCTGCAAAGCTATGGATGCTGCTGTCCATCCTGGCAGCATTTCTGCTATGGATCTTCATAGCGTCTACGGAGGCTGGCGGAGTCATCTTTGCAAAGCCGTGGGAGGTAGTATCCAAACTGGCGGGAAAGCTACAGGACGGAACCTTGTGGCCCCATATTTATATCAGTCTGTTCCGGGTAATTGCAGGTTTTCTCTGCGGCTTCATCGCATCGGTTCCCATTGCATTTCTTATGGGCTGGTATGCACCGTTTCGGAACCTGGTGGCTCCCTGGATCCAGTTTGTGAGAAATATTCCGCCGCTGGCCTATATTCCCCTTGTCATTGCGGGAGCAGGAGTGGGGGAAAGGGCAAAGATCATCGTAATATTTATCGCTTCTTTTCTCGTACTGGTGGTCACCATTTACCAGGGCGTCTGCAATGTGGATGTAACATTGATTAAGGCGGCAAAGGTACTTGGGGCTACAGACCGGGATATATTCTTTCAGGTAGTCATACCCGCTTCCACGCCCTTTATCCTGGTGGGGGCCAGGCTTGGACTTTCTGCTTCTTTAACCACCCTGGTGGCGGCAGAGCTGACAGGAGCGTCTAAGGGTCTTGGAATGATGATCCAAAAGGCACAGGGCTATTACGATATGGCGATCGTACTTATGGGAATCCTGATTATCGGTGTGATTGGCCTTACTTTTGAACAGATAGTACGATACTTGGAAAGGAAGTTGACCGGATGGCAGGAGACAATGCAGCAATAA
- a CDS encoding sensor histidine kinase, which yields MLFVVLFFILSSSIAIFFLRRDKQTKLMLGLCVSFVCMFIGIIIYLSKTGGLQTGQKFFLFFDLRIQRKLSYMIFPLRKLGYMIAMGRTLFPGFLLMLAFDYSMIPWILRSKSRHILIMLLPCMTLILYYPSLFLGLAKTGKWLQFLVINFTILWIACYLAAALWLLIHEYKSITIPYCKRQFRYIMVFLICMGIMYCFYFRQDPIQVYQMYSAEYMRYGGLLYSTTGAVSRWMVLSVVTTLFGILGFLSLKSYTVMEHEETRGDVIIQKKMDMASKGLSVFVHGMKNQLLSNRVIQERIREELEKTDPEKEKLLEYSHMLETINQNMIIRMEELYKSIKSNYMTLVPTETSEVVRKVLDRFHEKYPEVEVETEIEARTLILADAVHLSEALYNLAINGYESILESGRQEKHLSIKVYHERLYVTFEIQDNGRGISRQVQKKIFDPFYTSKNTNNNWGLGLYYVRQIIKHHFGMLKLESTEGEGATFFVAIPKCKNQDE from the coding sequence ATGCTGTTTGTTGTATTGTTCTTTATTTTATCCTCCTCTATAGCGATTTTTTTCCTTAGAAGAGATAAACAGACAAAACTGATGCTGGGGCTTTGCGTCAGCTTTGTCTGCATGTTCATCGGGATTATCATTTACTTATCAAAGACAGGCGGGCTGCAGACCGGGCAGAAGTTCTTCTTGTTTTTTGATTTAAGGATACAAAGAAAATTGTCCTATATGATATTTCCATTAAGGAAGCTGGGGTATATGATCGCTATGGGAAGAACCCTGTTTCCGGGATTTCTGCTTATGCTTGCCTTTGATTATTCCATGATTCCATGGATCCTGCGAAGCAAATCCAGGCATATCCTGATTATGTTGCTGCCCTGTATGACACTGATTCTCTACTATCCATCCCTGTTTTTAGGGCTTGCAAAAACGGGAAAATGGCTGCAGTTTCTGGTTATTAATTTCACAATTTTGTGGATCGCCTGTTATCTGGCTGCGGCTTTATGGCTCCTGATTCACGAATACAAAAGCATTACCATCCCTTACTGCAAAAGACAGTTCCGCTATATTATGGTGTTTCTGATCTGTATGGGAATTATGTATTGCTTTTATTTCCGCCAGGACCCGATTCAGGTATATCAGATGTATTCCGCAGAGTATATGCGCTATGGCGGGCTGCTTTATTCTACGACGGGGGCTGTCAGCCGGTGGATGGTACTTTCAGTGGTTACCACGCTGTTTGGAATTCTGGGATTTTTAAGCCTTAAGTCCTATACGGTTATGGAGCATGAGGAGACCAGGGGAGATGTCATTATCCAAAAGAAGATGGATATGGCAAGCAAAGGCCTTTCCGTGTTTGTCCATGGCATGAAGAATCAGTTATTGTCAAACCGGGTCATCCAGGAAAGGATCAGAGAGGAACTGGAAAAGACCGATCCTGAAAAGGAAAAGCTCCTGGAATATTCCCATATGCTTGAAACCATCAATCAGAATATGATAATCCGAATGGAAGAATTATATAAAAGTATTAAATCCAATTACATGACTCTGGTACCCACGGAAACTTCAGAAGTGGTCCGTAAGGTTCTGGACCGATTTCATGAGAAATATCCGGAGGTAGAGGTGGAAACGGAGATAGAAGCCAGGACATTGATCCTGGCGGACGCGGTTCATTTAAGCGAAGCCCTGTATAATCTGGCGATCAATGGCTATGAAAGCATCCTGGAATCAGGCAGGCAGGAAAAACACTTGAGCATAAAGGTATACCATGAAAGGCTTTATGTGACCTTTGAGATCCAGGATAATGGAAGGGGCATATCCAGGCAGGTACAGAAAAAAATATTTGATCCGTTCTATACCAGTAAGAATACCAATAATAATTGGGGACTTGGGCTATATTATGTGAGACAGATCATAAAACACCATTTTGGAATGCTGAAATTAGAAAGTACGGAGGGAGAAGGGGCCACCTTTTTTGTCGCGATACCGAAGTGTAAAAACCAGGATGAGTAA
- a CDS encoding lactate racemase domain-containing protein has protein sequence MNVALEYGQGTVNVTLPDTADIFIPGETVPDPPYIPEDQLEEKTLESLRNPMGMEPLSKLAHKGSKVTIVFPDRVKGGEQPTSHRKISIKLILKELYEAGVEKKDILLICSNGLHRKNTEKEIRAVLGNELFHEFWYTHQIINHDSEDYDHLVDLGTTDRGDPVLMNKYVYDSDVAILIGHTQGNPYGGYSGGYKHCSTGITHWRSIASHHVPEVMHRADFTPVSGKSLMRTKFDEIGQYMETCMGKKFFCCDAVLDTKSRQIEINSGYAAVMQPHSWITADKRTYVPWAEKKYDVMIFGMPQFFHYGDGMGTNPIMLMQAISAQVIRHKRIMSDNCVIIFTSTCNGYFHDELWPYLREMYEMFQHDQMNTLPDMNRYGEYFATDEEYIRKYRYCNAFHPFHGFSMISCAHVAEMNTSAIYLCGAQDPGYARGMGLKTRATVEEALEDAKKKFVGANPNILVLPQTFKLSAVHLMMKGETPGGKGHEDCGCMAHHHK, from the coding sequence ATGAATGTAGCATTAGAGTATGGACAGGGAACCGTAAACGTCACATTGCCCGATACTGCGGATATATTTATTCCGGGGGAGACAGTACCGGATCCGCCTTATATTCCGGAGGATCAGCTGGAGGAAAAGACTCTTGAATCCTTACGAAATCCCATGGGCATGGAGCCGCTTTCAAAGCTGGCCCACAAGGGCTCGAAAGTAACCATTGTATTTCCCGACCGGGTAAAGGGAGGAGAACAGCCTACCTCTCACAGGAAAATTTCCATAAAACTTATTTTAAAAGAATTATATGAAGCGGGTGTGGAAAAGAAGGACATCCTTTTGATCTGCTCCAACGGTCTCCACAGAAAGAATACGGAAAAGGAGATCAGGGCCGTGCTCGGGAATGAACTGTTCCATGAGTTCTGGTACACTCATCAGATCATCAACCACGACAGCGAGGATTACGATCATCTGGTGGATCTTGGGACAACGGACCGGGGCGATCCGGTTCTGATGAACAAATACGTGTACGACAGTGATGTGGCGATCCTCATCGGGCACACCCAGGGAAACCCATACGGCGGCTATTCCGGCGGCTATAAGCACTGTTCCACAGGAATCACCCATTGGCGTTCCATTGCCTCCCACCACGTGCCGGAGGTCATGCACCGGGCAGATTTCACTCCTGTAAGCGGAAAATCCCTTATGAGGACAAAGTTTGACGAGATCGGGCAGTATATGGAAACATGTATGGGAAAGAAATTTTTCTGCTGTGATGCGGTTCTGGATACAAAATCCCGCCAGATCGAGATCAACAGCGGGTATGCGGCTGTAATGCAGCCCCACTCCTGGATTACGGCTGATAAGCGCACTTACGTTCCTTGGGCGGAAAAGAAATACGATGTGATGATTTTCGGTATGCCCCAGTTTTTCCATTACGGGGACGGAATGGGAACCAACCCTATCATGCTGATGCAGGCCATTTCCGCCCAGGTGATCCGCCATAAGAGGATCATGAGTGATAACTGCGTCATCATTTTCACCTCCACCTGCAACGGTTATTTCCATGACGAGCTTTGGCCGTATTTAAGAGAAATGTATGAGATGTTCCAGCATGACCAGATGAATACTCTGCCGGATATGAACCGCTACGGAGAATATTTTGCCACAGATGAAGAGTATATCAGGAAATACCGTTACTGCAATGCCTTTCATCCCTTCCATGGTTTTTCCATGATCAGCTGCGCCCATGTTGCCGAGATGAATACCTCAGCCATTTACCTATGCGGAGCCCAGGATCCTGGTTATGCCCGTGGCATGGGATTAAAGACCAGAGCTACGGTGGAAGAGGCCCTGGAGGATGCAAAGAAGAAATTTGTGGGAGCAAATCCTAACATTCTGGTGCTTCCCCAGACCTTTAAGCTGAGTGCGGTCCATCTGATGATGAAGGGGGAGACTCCTGGCGGAAAAGGGCATGAGGATTGTGGCTGTATGGCTCATCATCATAAATAA
- a CDS encoding triose-phosphate isomerase family protein: MKHIFLNLKRFDIPREKGGVNSIAPVREWGSYIVSNTQEALRKYENDDVDFSMYFPEAHLIQAAGALGENSPVNIGCQGVFREDTAAGGNFGAFTTNRTANAAKAIGCTTTIIGHCEERRDKAGILSEAGVTDSHAVNRLLNQEVLQALKAGLSVLYCIGETAEEQPHWQEVLKEQLETGLFGVDTGGVVIAYEPVWAIGPGKTPPDKEYIARTGSYIKEVTGGLPVVYGGGLKADNAKMLASIPVIDGGLIALTRFQGEIGFYPEEYLEIIEAYLGK; this comes from the coding sequence ATGAAGCATATTTTTTTAAATTTAAAGCGGTTTGATATTCCCCGGGAAAAGGGCGGCGTAAATTCTATAGCGCCTGTCCGGGAGTGGGGAAGCTATATTGTATCAAACACCCAGGAAGCTTTAAGAAAGTATGAGAATGATGACGTGGATTTTTCCATGTATTTTCCTGAAGCCCATTTGATCCAGGCGGCAGGTGCTTTGGGGGAAAACAGCCCGGTGAACATCGGCTGTCAGGGAGTGTTCCGTGAGGATACCGCAGCAGGCGGAAATTTTGGAGCCTTTACTACGAACCGTACGGCAAACGCAGCAAAAGCCATTGGCTGTACCACCACCATCATCGGCCATTGTGAAGAACGAAGGGACAAGGCAGGGATTCTTTCGGAAGCAGGAGTGACCGACTCCCATGCGGTTAACCGCCTGCTGAATCAGGAGGTTTTACAGGCGCTTAAGGCAGGACTGTCCGTGCTTTACTGCATTGGGGAAACTGCAGAGGAACAGCCACACTGGCAGGAAGTATTAAAGGAGCAGCTTGAGACCGGATTATTTGGTGTGGACACTGGGGGAGTAGTCATCGCCTATGAGCCGGTATGGGCCATTGGACCGGGGAAAACTCCGCCGGATAAAGAGTATATAGCCAGGACCGGTTCTTATATCAAAGAAGTGACCGGAGGGCTTCCGGTGGTCTACGGCGGAGGACTAAAGGCTGACAATGCTAAGATGCTGGCTTCCATTCCAGTCATTGACGGAGGACTGATCGCCCTGACCAGATTCCAGGGGGAGATCGGTTTTTATCCTGAGGAATATTTAGAGATCATAGAGGCCTATTTAGGAAAATAG
- a CDS encoding class II fructose-bisphosphate aldolase: protein MSLIPLRPLMEASIKYGFGQGGFNVNAVAQAKAVIEVHEMFRSPAILQGADLANGFMGGRIDFLNATLEDKKAGARNIGNAVKKYGMDSEIPIVLHLDHGRDFDSCVAAIEGGYTSVMIDGSSLSFKENIELTREVVKYAHGRGVSVEGELGVLAGVEDHVFSDSSTYTNPLDAVEFFQKTGVDALAISYGTMHGASKGKDVKLRREIVIAIRECMNHLGIFGALVSHGSSTVPKYIVDEINGLGGKLSGTEGISMEQLTAAILAGINKINVDTDIRLAVTRNMKEFFEKYPEKRNSGSIGAIYERLETMKETFDPRVFLPPIMDTVMYGTIPDEDVAAIVDCVERGVKEVVGTLIIKFGSYGRASLVECVTIDEMAERYKKIDKWL, encoded by the coding sequence ATGAGCTTAATACCACTTAGACCTCTTATGGAGGCCTCCATAAAATATGGCTTTGGGCAGGGCGGCTTTAACGTGAATGCGGTCGCCCAGGCCAAAGCAGTAATCGAAGTACACGAAATGTTTCGTTCCCCTGCCATTTTGCAGGGGGCGGATCTGGCAAATGGATTCATGGGAGGACGAATTGATTTTCTGAATGCAACCCTGGAAGATAAAAAGGCCGGAGCAAGAAATATAGGAAATGCGGTAAAAAAATACGGTATGGATTCTGAAATCCCTATTGTCCTCCATTTAGATCACGGCAGAGACTTTGATTCCTGCGTGGCTGCCATCGAAGGAGGTTATACTTCCGTCATGATTGACGGTTCTTCCCTGTCGTTTAAAGAGAACATAGAGCTTACCAGGGAAGTGGTAAAGTATGCCCATGGCAGAGGAGTCAGCGTAGAAGGGGAACTGGGAGTGCTTGCCGGCGTGGAAGATCACGTATTTTCTGATTCTTCCACATATACCAATCCACTGGATGCTGTGGAGTTCTTCCAGAAAACCGGCGTTGACGCCCTTGCGATATCCTATGGCACCATGCACGGGGCTTCTAAGGGAAAGGATGTAAAGCTGCGCAGGGAGATTGTAATTGCCATCAGGGAATGCATGAATCATCTGGGAATTTTCGGCGCCCTGGTTTCTCATGGCTCCTCCACCGTGCCGAAATACATCGTAGATGAGATCAATGGTCTTGGAGGAAAGCTGTCAGGTACCGAAGGAATATCCATGGAACAGCTTACGGCTGCCATTTTAGCAGGAATCAATAAGATTAACGTGGATACGGATATCCGTCTTGCTGTTACCAGGAACATGAAGGAATTCTTTGAAAAGTATCCGGAAAAGAGGAACAGCGGGTCAATCGGCGCCATTTATGAGCGGCTGGAGACAATGAAGGAAACTTTTGATCCCAGGGTATTTCTGCCTCCCATTATGGATACGGTAATGTACGGAACCATCCCCGATGAGGATGTAGCTGCCATTGTGGACTGCGTGGAGCGGGGAGTAAAGGAAGTGGTAGGAACCCTGATCATAAAGTTCGGCTCCTACGGGAGGGCTTCGCTGGTTGAATGTGTGACCATTGATGAGATGGCAGAGCGCTATAAAAAAATTGATAAATGGCTATAA